Proteins co-encoded in one Candidatus Kapaibacterium sp. genomic window:
- a CDS encoding GAF domain-containing protein: MRQEVPLAAGTYEQLGEELAALWSDEIDFFVRAANMAALLFWRLPEVNWVGFYLRDGDDLLLGPFQGRPACQRIPIGRGVCGQAALRRQPIIVPDVSAFPDYIACSPETRAELVVPMVAGDVLCGVVDLDSSQLDRFTQEDAQGIQQLVDQLIAGSDLKRLRRYYRW; the protein is encoded by the coding sequence ATGAGACAGGAGGTACCCTTAGCGGCTGGGACTTACGAGCAACTCGGCGAAGAGTTAGCGGCGCTCTGGTCGGATGAGATAGACTTCTTCGTCCGTGCTGCTAATATGGCTGCCCTCCTCTTCTGGCGATTGCCAGAGGTAAATTGGGTGGGGTTCTATCTGCGTGACGGCGACGACTTGCTCCTAGGGCCCTTTCAAGGGAGACCAGCATGTCAGCGGATCCCCATTGGCCGGGGTGTCTGCGGTCAAGCTGCATTGCGACGTCAGCCAATCATTGTTCCGGACGTTTCCGCCTTTCCGGACTACATTGCCTGCAGTCCAGAGACTAGAGCAGAACTCGTTGTCCCGATGGTAGCAGGAGACGTACTCTGTGGTGTTGTCGACCTCGATAGTTCTCAACTTGATCGCTTCACGCAAGAAGATGCACAGGGTATCCAGCAGCTTGTCGATCAGCTCATTGCAGGCTCAGACCTGAAGCGACTCCGGCGCTATTACCGATGGTGA